One Onthophagus taurus isolate NC chromosome 11, IU_Otau_3.0, whole genome shotgun sequence genomic window carries:
- the LOC111413298 gene encoding sphingomyelin phosphodiesterase-like isoform X3, whose amino-acid sequence MLTKFVIFAILVHQINGGLVANQFKSGVKNYFKNGKNFTSEFNRFLTTIDLRHSFRTGAEEYIDSSVICDACDGLLDSIIEEVHNGLNMQDVIDLAITLCIDLNIEPEPVCRGAVNLNAGIIMYIIENRPELRANRICGIVAQSFGCGGSVGEWSIDIAPGSQDFVKGVVTDSTPLKVLQVTDFHYDPMYTPGSLAACAAPLCCQSDSGVASTPEEGAGYWGDYRSCDTPWYGVEDALDHIAETHPDIDYVYYTGDTISHRIWDTSISGNTEDITLLYNTLLAKFPNTPVYPIFGNHEAHPVDIFTPPEIEEEEFSTAWLFDLAADLWGSILGEGTAETIRRGGFYTVLIRPGFRLIALNSNVGYTFNWWLLYDDVDPFGQLQWLADTLYQAEQDGEIVHIISHVPSSDDTCYKTWSQQYRRILERFAGTIAAAFNGHSHTDEFIVYHSSEEPTKAINVAYNGGSVTTFSNNNRNYKIYHVDQQNYEVHDYDCWSYNMTEANLTPNQRPNWFKLYSFKDAYGLSGASPSDLRDLTFRMVENETLRQKYWEFRSRRADTALEGGCSDECHKGNICDILASSFGDTTQCDEVMAGWQ is encoded by the exons ATGTTGacgaaatttgtaatttttgccaTATTGGTTCATCAAATAAACGGGG GTTTGGTTGCTAATCAATTTAAATCTGGCGTGAAAAACTATTTTAAGAATGGAAAGAACTTTACGAGTGAATTTAATAGATTTCTAACCACGATCGACTTACGCCACTCTTTTAGAACGGGAGCTGAGGAATATATCGATTCCTCTGTTATTTGCGATGCTTGCGACGGTTTGTTAGACTCGATAATTGAAGAGGTACATAATGGTTTAAATATGCAAGATGTTATCGATTTAGCTATAACTCTTTGTATCGATTTAAATATTGAACCTGAACCCGTTTGTCGGGGCGCTGTTAATCTCAATGCT GGAATTATAATGTACATCATTGAAAATCGCCCTGAATTAAGAGCAAATCGAATCTGTGGGATCGTGGCGCAAAGTTTCGGATGTGGTGGAAGTGTTGGTGAATGGTCTATTGACATCGCTCCCGGATCTCAAGATTTTGTAAAAGGAGTCGTAACCGATTCCACGCCTTTAAAAGTTTTGCAAGTCACCGATTTTCATTATGACCCCATGTACACACCCGGAAGTTTAGCTGCTTGTGCAGCACCTCTTTGTTGTCAATCCGATTCTGGAGTTGCTAGCACTCCCGAAGAAGGTGCTGGATATTGGGGAGATTACAGAAGTTGTGATACTCCTTGGTATGGTGTCGAAGATGCTTTAGATCATATCGCAGAAACTCAC cccGATATtgattatgtttattataCTGGTGATACAATAAGTCATCGCATTTGGGATACATCTATTTCAGGAAATACGGAAGATATTACATTGTTATACAACACTCTTTTAGCTAAGTTTCCAAACACTCCAGTTTATCCAATTTTCGGAAATCATGAAGCACATCCTGTGGATAt ATTTACTCCTCCTGAAATTGAAGAAGAGGAATTTTCAACTGCTTGGTTATTTGATTTGGCTGCTGATTTATGGGGATCAATTCTTGGTGAAGGAACCGCAGAAACAATCCGTAGAGGTGGTTTTTACACCGTTTTGATCCGCCCTGGATTCAGGTTGATTGCATTAAACAGCAACGTTGGTTACACATTTAATTGGTGGTTATTATACGATGATGTTGATCCTTTTGGGCAACTTCAATGGTTGGCTGATACTTTGTACCAAGCCGAACAAGACGGAGAAATCGTCCATATTATTTCACACGTTCCATCCAGTGATGATACTTGTTACAAAACTTGGAGTCAACAATACCGAAGGATTTTGGAAAGATTTGCGGGAACTATCGCAGCAGCTTTTAACGGCCACTCTCACACTGATGAGTTTATCGTTTATCATAGTTCTGAAGAACCAACTAAAGCTATTAATGTTGCGTATAATGGTGGTAGTGTTACTACCTTCAGCAATAACAAtcgtaattataaaatttatcacgttgatcaacaaaattat gaaGTACATGATTATGATTGTTGGAGTTACAACATGACAGAAGCAAATTTAACACCTAACCAAAGACCCAATTGGTTCAAATTGTATTCATTTAAAGATGCTTATGGTTTAAGTGGCGCATCCCCTTCAGACCTTAGAGATTTAACGTTCCGAATGGttgaaaatgaaactttaCGACAAAAATATTGGGAATTTAGATCGCGACGAGCTGACACTGCTTTGGAAGGTGGTTGTTCTGATGAATGCCATAAAGGCAATATTTGCGATATCTTAGCGAGCTCATTCGGAGACACCACTCAATGCGATGAGGTCATGGCTGGTTGGCAATAA
- the LOC111413296 gene encoding sphingomyelin phosphodiesterase-like, with translation MSKKVALVFLACLVFVANAQKHEDSIKNGFKNGISSFFHTKQISKEFFDFMDSLNFRNAYKEPETYIDPAVLCTACVEVGEAALEARRNGTSAEDLANLVIEACVYLGLDTRRVCEGLVNIMVDTGLYIVDNSPDIKADHLCAVVAQSYGCEGEVPEWSINIPEKASIPPKKSSTYDETPLRIAHITDIHYDPMYLAGSLAVCDTYVCCQSDLGIAENPDQAAGYWGDYRSCDSPLNVIQSAFESMKERGNYDAIYFTGDIISHRMFDTTPERVKEEVHTIHNELRKVFPGTPIFSTYGNHDSHPVNCYAPPSVTDETVSSQWLYDDTAELWGQDLTEEAKETVRRGGFYSVLVRPGFRVISINGNTGYLFNWWILFETDPLGQLQWLSDELYKAEQNGEMVHLLSHNPSSDGSQFTIWSREYRRIIARFSHIIKATFNGHTHQDEITLYHSIENPTEPISVAWNGGSVTTISNLNNNYKVFSVDPTNFELLDYEVWSMNVTEANLTPELNPVWFKLYSFKEEYGVEDLSPASIRDLAIRMTEDHSIAQKYWRNRHRLADTALAGGCSDGCLKNLVCRMLMSQTYDNTQCQEITGNW, from the exons ATGTCGAAAAAGGTGGCTTTAGTTTTTCTGGCGTGTCTCGTTTTTGTTGCTAACGCGCAAAAACATGAAG actccatcaaaaatggttttaaaaacGGGATATCATCATTTTTCCACACTAAGCAAATCTCGAAagaatttttcgattttatggattctttaaattttagaaacgCGTATAAAGAACCGGAAACTTACATCGATCCCGCGGTGTTATGCACAGCTTGCGTTGAGGTTGGCGAAGCAGCTTTGGAAGCTCGAAGAAATGGAACGTCAGCTGAAGATCTTGCAAATTTAGTTATTGAAGCTTGCGTTTATTTGGGTTTAGATACAAGACGTGTTTGTGAAGGGCTCGTTAACATCATGGTG gATACTGGTCTTTACATTGTAGATAATAGCCCAGATATTAAAGCAGATCATTTATGTGCAGTTGTAGCTCAAAGTTACGGTTGTGAAGGCGAAGTTCCAGAATGGTCGATCAATATTCCTGAAAAAGCTTCAATTCCTCCAAAAAAATCGTCAACTTATGATGAAACTCCATTAAGAATCGCACAtataactgatattcattacGATCCGATGTATTTAGCTGGAAGTTTGGCAGTTTGCGATACTTATGTTTGTTGTCAATCCGATTTAGGTATTGCTGAAAATCCGGATCAAGCTGCAGGATATTGGGGGGATTACAGAAGTTGTGATTCTCCACTTAACGTAATTCAAAGTGCTTTTGAAAGCATGAAGGAACGTGGAAATTACGATGCGATTTATTTTACCGGTGATATTATTAGTCATCGTATGTTTGATACAACCCCTGAAAGAGTTAAAGAGGAGGTTCATACGATTCATAATGAATTAAGGAAAGTTTTCCCTGGAACCCCGATTTTTAGCACTTACGGTAACCATGATTCTCACCCGGTTAATTGTTATGCGCCACCTTCTGTTACTGATGAAACCGTTTCTTCTCAATGGTTGTATGATGACACAGCTGAGTTATGGGGGCAAGATTTAACTGAAGAAGCTAAAGAAACAGTTCGTAGAGGTGGTTTTTACAGCGTTTTAGTCCGTCCTGGATTTAGGGTTATTTCTATTAATGGAAACACTGgttatttgtttaattggtGGATTTTATTCGAAACCGACCCTCTTGGACAACTCCAATGGTTGTCGGACGAACTTTACAAAGCTGAGCAAAACGGGGAAATGGTCCATCTTTTAAGTCATAACCCAAGCAGTGATGGAAGTCAATTTACAATTTGGAGCCGAGAATATCGCAGAATCATCGCTAGATTTTCTCACATTATTAAAGCAACTTTCAATGGACACACTCACCAAGATGAAATTACCTTGTATCATTCCATAGAAAACCCAACAGAACCTATTAGCGTAGCATGGAATGGCGGAAGTGTCACCACCATCAGCAATTTAAACAACAATTACAAAGTTTTTAGCGTCGACCCAACAAACTTTGAACTTTTAGATTACGAAGTTTGGTCAATGAATGTAACTGAAGCTAATCTTACCCCTGAATTAAATCCGGTTTGGTTCAAATTGTATTCGTTTAAAGAAGAGTATGGAGTTGAAGATCTTTCTCCTGCTAGCATCAGAGATTTGGCTATTCGCATGACTGAAGATCATAGTATTGCACAAAAATATTGGAGAAATCGCCATAGATTAGCCGATACTGCTTTAGCTGGTGGATGTAGCGATGGGTGCTTGAAAAACTTAGTTTGCAGAATGTTGATGAGTCAAACTTATGATAATACCCAATGTCAAGAAATTACCGGTAATTGGTAA
- the LOC111413298 gene encoding sphingomyelin phosphodiesterase-like isoform X2: MLTKFVIFAILVHQINGGLVANQFKSGVKNYFKNGKNFTGEFNRFLTTIDLRHSFRTGAEEYIDSSVICDACDGLLDSIIEEVHNGLNMQDVIDLAITLCIDLNIEPEPVCRGAVNLNAGIIMYIIENRPELRANRICGIVAQSFGCGGSVGEWSIDIAPGSQDFVKGVVTDSTPLKVLQVTDFHYDPMYTPGSLASCAAPVCCQSDSGVASTPEEGAGYWGDYRSCDTPWYGVEDALDHIAETHPDIDYVYYTGDTISHRVWDTSISGNTEDIKLLYNTLLAKFPNTPVYPILGNHEPHPLNVFTPPEIEEDEFSTAWLFDLAADLWGPILGEGTEETIRKGGFYTVLIRPGFRLIALNSNVGYTFNWWLLYDDVDPFGQLQWLADTLYQAEQDGEIVHIISHVPSSDDTCYKIWSQQYRRILERFAGTIAAAFNGHSHTDEFIVYHSSEEPTKAINVAYNGGSVTTFSNKNLNYKIYHVDQQNYEVHDYDCWSYNMTEANLTPNQRPNWFKLYSFKDAYGLSGASPSDLRDLTFRMVENETLRQKYWEFRSRRADSALEGGCSDGCHKGNICDILASSFGDTTQCDEVMAGWQ; the protein is encoded by the exons ATGTTGacgaaatttgtaatttttgccaTATTGGTTCATCAAATAAACGGGG GTTTGGTGGCTAATCAATTTAAATCTGgcgtaaaaaattattttaagaatgGAAAGAACTTTACGGGTGAATTTAACAGATTTCTAACCACGATCGACTTACGCCACTCTTTTAGAACGGGAGCTGAGGAATATATCGATTCCTCTGTTATTTGCGATGCTTGCGACGGTCTGTTAGACTCGATAATTGAAGAGGTACATAATGGTTTAAATATGCAAGATGTTATCGATTTAGCTATAACTCTTTGTATCGATTTAAATATTGAGCCTGAACCCGTTTGTCGAGGTGCTGTTAATCTCAATGCT ggAATTATAATGTACATCATTGAAAATCGCCCTGAATTAAGAGCAAATCGAATCTGTGGGATTGTGGCTCAAAGTTTCGGATGTGGTGGAAGTGTTGGTGAATGGTCTATTGATATCGCTCCCGGATCTCAAGATTTTGTAAAAGGAGTCGTAACCGATTCCACGCCTTTAAAAGTTTTGCAAGTCACCGATTTTCATTACGACCCCATGTACACACCAGGAAGTTTAGCTTCTTGTGCAGCACCTGTTTGTTGTCAATCCGATTCTGGAGTTGCTAGCACTCCCGAAGAAGGTGCTGGATATTGGGGAGATTACAGAAGTTGTGATACTCCTTGGTATGGCGTCGAAGATGCTTTAGATCATATCGCAGAAACTCAC cCCGATATtgattatgtttattataCTGGTGATACAATAAGTCATCGCGTTTGGGATACATCTATTTCCGGAAATACGGAAgatattaaattgttatataaCACTCTTTTAGCTAAGTTTCCAAACACTCCAGTTTATCCAATTTTAGGAAATCATGAACCACATCCATTGAATGt ATTTACTCCTCCTGAAATTGAAGAAGACGAATTTTCAACTGCTTGGTTGTTTGATCTCGCCGCTGATCTTTGGGGCCCAATTCTCGGTGAAGGAACCGAAGAAACAATCAGAAAAGGTGGTTTTTATACCGTTTTGATCCGCCCTGGATTCAGGTTGATTGCATTAAACAGCAACGTTGGTTACACATTTAATTGGTGGTTATTATACGATGATGTTGATCCTTTTGGGCAACTTCAATGGTTGGCTGATACTTTGTACCAAGCCGAACAAGATGGAGAAATCGTTCATATTATTTCACACGTTCCATCCAGCGATGATACTTGTTACAAAATTTGGAGTCAACAATACCGAAGGATTTTGGAAAGATTTGCAGGAACTATCGCAGCAGCTTTTAACGGCCACTCTCACACTGATGAGTTTATCGTTTATCATAGTTCTGAGGAACCAACTAAAGCTATTAATGTGGCTTATAATGGTGGAAGTGTTACTACTTTCAGCAATAAGAatcttaattataaaatttatcacgtcgatcaacaaaattat gaaGTACATGATTATGATTGTTGGAGTTACAACATGACAGAAGCAAATTTAACACCTAACCAAAGACCCAATTGGTTCAAATTGTATTCATTTAAAGATGCTTATGGGTTGAGTGGCGCATCCCCTTCAGACCTTAGAGATTTAACGTTCCGAATGGttgaaaatgaaactttaCGACAAAAATATTGGGAATTTAGATCGAGACGAGCTGACTCTGCTTTGGAAGGTGGTTGTTCTGATGGATGCCATAAAGGCAATATTTGCGATATCTTAGCGAGCTCATTCGGAGACACCACTCAATGCGATGAGGTCATGGCTGGTTGGCAATAA
- the LOC111413299 gene encoding sphingomyelin phosphodiesterase-like — protein MWLYGILLWLCFFSVDGRSRLKRSEQPVCYGCRAGSNVLSVLINYFGLSSDQITYLSKFVCAAFQNDIKVCEDTIKEQAKIIHHIIKKNPNISPSKMCQLLHRCNIVSDWEVKIPPKYYEVDNKWTFSGNSFEILHISDIHYDDKYLTGSPVKCQKFLCCQEDSLFKINAESTSAGYWGSYGWCDSPGRFVEASLKHINEKHNNVKYIYFTGDIVSHRIWDTNKKHNLKIIRHVYKELREKFPGKTIFPVLGNHETHPVNLFSPINYTDEVLSTQWLYEEIAELWSYWLPNETKETIKRGGFYTVLVEPGFRIIALNSNVAQIFNWWLFLIDNIDPYGQLQWMVDVLTEAERNNEVVHIISHVPSNGREVEKVWSREFRKILDRFRHVIRGIFNGHTHLDEFILYHAKEFPYEPTVLAWNGGSLTTYHEDKFVNPSYRVFDIDAKNFNTIDYTQFTFNLTEANLYEEEPKWYELYSFRKAYGVEKLAPEIIENVLLKMKDDVGMQEMNFRYSVREAPGNYCNNNCLKSIWCGLYSSESKENLENCF, from the exons ATGTGGTTATACGGCATTCTTTTATGGTTGTGTTTTTTTAGTGTTGATG GGAGAAGTAGATTAAAAAGAAGTGAACAGCCGGTTTGTTATGGATGCAGAGCCGGATCGAACGTTCTTTCCgtacttattaattattttggttTATCCTCGGAtcaaataacttatttatctAAATTTGTTTGCGCCGCCtttcaaaatgatattaaaGTTTGCGAGGATACCATTAAAGAACAGGCT aaaatcattcatcacattatcaaaaaaaatcctaacaTATCCCCATCGAAAATGTGTCAATTGCTTCATAGATGCAACATAGTTTCAGATTGGGAGGTAAAAATTCCGCCGAAATATTACGAGGTTGATAACAAA TGGACGTTTTCGGGGAATTCCTTCGAAATTTTACATATTAGCGATATTCATTACGATGATAAATACTTAACCGGAAGTCCGGTGAAGTGCCAAAAGTTTCTATGTTGCCAAGAAGATAGTTTATTTAAGATAAATGCTGAATCGACATCTGCTGGTTATTGGGGCAGCTATGGATGGTGTGATAGTCCGGGGAGATTTGTCGAAGCTAGTTTAAAACATATCAATGAAAAAcac aataatgttaaatatatttatttcaccGGTGATATTGTTAGTCATCGAATTTGGGATACCAACAAAAaacataacttaaaaataattcgcCACGTTTATAAAGAGCTTAGAGAAAAATTTCCGGGGAAAACTATTTTCCCAGTTTTAGGAAACCACGAAACTCATCCAGTTAATTT attttctcCAATTAATTACACAGACGAAGTATTATCAACTCAATGGCTTTACGAAGAAATCGCAGAACTTTGGAGTTATTGGCTCCCAAATGAAACGAAGGAAACTATCAAAAGAGGTGGATTTTACACCGTTTTAGTCGAACCCGGTTTCAGAATAATCGCTTTAAACAGCAACGTAGCTCAAATCTTTAATTGgtggttatttttaattgataacaTTGACCCATATGGACAACTACAATGGATGGTTGATGTTTTAACTGAAGCAGAACGAAATAACGAAGTAGTTCACATAATTTCTCATGTTCCATCAAACGGCAGAGAGGTAGAAAAAGTATGGAGTCGAGAATTTCGAAAAATCTTAGACCGATTTAGGCACGTTATTCGAGGAATTTTCAACGGACACACTCATTTAGATGAATTTATTCTTTACCATGCAAAAGAATTTCCTTACGAACCCACAGTTTTAGCTTGGAATGGGGGAAGTTTAACAACTTATCACGaagataaatttgttaatccaAGTTACAGagttttcgatattgatgcgaAGAATTTTAACACAATCGATTATACTcagtttacttttaatttaaccgAGGCTAATTTATACGAAGAGGAACCAAAATGGTACGAGCTATATTCGTTTAGAAAAGCTTATGGTGTTGAAAAGTTAGCCCcggaaataatcgaaaatgttttattaaaaatgaaagatgatGTGGGTatgcaagaaatgaattttcgTTATAGTGTAAGAGAAGCGCCTggaaattattgtaataataattgtttaaaaagcaTTTGGTGTGGGTTATATTCCAGTGAATCgaaagaaaatttagaaaattgtttttag
- the LOC111413298 gene encoding sphingomyelin phosphodiesterase-like isoform X1 — translation MLTKFVIFAILALVHQINGGLVANQFKSGVKNYFKNGKNFTGEFNRFLTTIDLRHSFRTGAEEYIDSSVICDACDGLLDSIIEEVHNGLNMQDVIDLAITLCIDLNIEPEPVCRGAVNLNAGIIMYIIENRPELRANRICGIVAQSFGCGGSVGEWSIDIAPGSQDFVKGVVTDSTPLKVLQVTDFHYDPMYTPGSLASCAAPVCCQSDSGVASTPEEGAGYWGDYRSCDTPWYGVEDALDHIAETHPDIDYVYYTGDTISHRVWDTSISGNTEDIKLLYNTLLAKFPNTPVYPILGNHEPHPLNVFTPPEIEEDEFSTAWLFDLAADLWGPILGEGTEETIRKGGFYTVLIRPGFRLIALNSNVGYTFNWWLLYDDVDPFGQLQWLADTLYQAEQDGEIVHIISHVPSSDDTCYKIWSQQYRRILERFAGTIAAAFNGHSHTDEFIVYHSSEEPTKAINVAYNGGSVTTFSNKNLNYKIYHVDQQNYEVHDYDCWSYNMTEANLTPNQRPNWFKLYSFKDAYGLSGASPSDLRDLTFRMVENETLRQKYWEFRSRRADSALEGGCSDGCHKGNICDILASSFGDTTQCDEVMAGWQ, via the exons ATGTTGacgaaatttgtaatttttgccaTATTGGCACTGGTTCATCAAATAAATGGGG GTTTGGTGGCTAATCAATTTAAATCTGgcgtaaaaaattattttaagaatgGAAAGAACTTTACGGGTGAATTTAACAGATTTCTAACCACGATCGACTTACGCCACTCTTTTAGAACGGGAGCTGAGGAATATATCGATTCCTCTGTTATTTGCGATGCTTGCGACGGTCTGTTAGACTCGATAATTGAAGAGGTACATAATGGTTTAAATATGCAAGATGTTATCGATTTAGCTATAACTCTTTGTATCGATTTAAATATTGAGCCTGAACCCGTTTGTCGAGGTGCTGTTAATCTCAATGCT ggAATTATAATGTACATCATTGAAAATCGCCCTGAATTAAGAGCAAATCGAATCTGTGGGATTGTGGCTCAAAGTTTCGGATGTGGTGGAAGTGTTGGTGAATGGTCTATTGATATCGCTCCCGGATCTCAAGATTTTGTAAAAGGAGTCGTAACCGATTCCACGCCTTTAAAAGTTTTGCAAGTCACCGATTTTCATTACGACCCCATGTACACACCAGGAAGTTTAGCTTCTTGTGCAGCACCTGTTTGTTGTCAATCCGATTCTGGAGTTGCTAGCACTCCCGAAGAAGGTGCTGGATATTGGGGAGATTACAGAAGTTGTGATACTCCTTGGTATGGCGTCGAAGATGCTTTAGATCATATCGCAGAAACTCAC cCCGATATtgattatgtttattataCTGGTGATACAATAAGTCATCGCGTTTGGGATACATCTATTTCCGGAAATACGGAAgatattaaattgttatataaCACTCTTTTAGCTAAGTTTCCAAACACTCCAGTTTATCCAATTTTAGGAAATCATGAACCACATCCATTGAATGt ATTTACTCCTCCTGAAATTGAAGAAGACGAATTTTCAACTGCTTGGTTGTTTGATCTCGCCGCTGATCTTTGGGGCCCAATTCTCGGTGAAGGAACCGAAGAAACAATCAGAAAAGGTGGTTTTTATACCGTTTTGATCCGCCCTGGATTCAGGTTGATTGCATTAAACAGCAACGTTGGTTACACATTTAATTGGTGGTTATTATACGATGATGTTGATCCTTTTGGGCAACTTCAATGGTTGGCTGATACTTTGTACCAAGCCGAACAAGATGGAGAAATCGTTCATATTATTTCACACGTTCCATCCAGCGATGATACTTGTTACAAAATTTGGAGTCAACAATACCGAAGGATTTTGGAAAGATTTGCAGGAACTATCGCAGCAGCTTTTAACGGCCACTCTCACACTGATGAGTTTATCGTTTATCATAGTTCTGAGGAACCAACTAAAGCTATTAATGTGGCTTATAATGGTGGAAGTGTTACTACTTTCAGCAATAAGAatcttaattataaaatttatcacgtcgatcaacaaaattat gaaGTACATGATTATGATTGTTGGAGTTACAACATGACAGAAGCAAATTTAACACCTAACCAAAGACCCAATTGGTTCAAATTGTATTCATTTAAAGATGCTTATGGGTTGAGTGGCGCATCCCCTTCAGACCTTAGAGATTTAACGTTCCGAATGGttgaaaatgaaactttaCGACAAAAATATTGGGAATTTAGATCGAGACGAGCTGACTCTGCTTTGGAAGGTGGTTGTTCTGATGGATGCCATAAAGGCAATATTTGCGATATCTTAGCGAGCTCATTCGGAGACACCACTCAATGCGATGAGGTCATGGCTGGTTGGCAATAA
- the LOC111413297 gene encoding sphingomyelin phosphodiesterase-like, translated as MWSKFVIVAILAIFAQHVSAGHIANEFRSGINEYFKNGKKFSTQFESFMRTVNLKHSFRTDAEQYIDSAVICEACDGVIDQVLTEIQNGLTAEDLSELVINLCVELNIEPEPVCRGAVNLNVGIIMYIIGQRPDIKPSKICGIVAQSYGCGGEVGDWSVDIAPGSQEYEKGVVTDGVPLKVLHVTDFHYDPMYTPGSLATCAAPLCCQSDSGEAVNVEDGAGYWGDYRKCDTPWYAVEDALDHITETHTDIDYVYYTGDTISHRVWDTSIIGNTEDIKLLYNTLLEKFPNSPVFPILGNHEPHPLNIFAPSEIEDPEFSTAWLFDLAADLWGPILGEGTEETIRKGGFYTVLIRPGFRLIALNSNVAYTFNWWLLYDDVDPFGQLQWLADTLYQAEQDGEIVHIISHVPSSDDTCYKIWSEQYRKILERFAGTVAAAFNGHTHTDEFIVYHSSEEPSKAINVAYNGGSVTTFSNKNLNYKIYYVDQENYEVHDYDCWSYNMTEANLTPDQRPNWFKLYSFKDAYGLTGASPSDLRDLAFRMVEDKTLSEKYWHYRSRMADTALQSGCSDSCQQQNICDFLSSSYGDTTQCDEVVAGW; from the exons ATGTGGTCGAAATTTGTGATAGTTGCCATATTGGCAATTTTTGCACAACATGTATCAGcag gaCACATTGCAAACGAATTCAGATCTGGTATTAATGAATACTTTAAAAACGGCAAAAAATTCTCAACGCAATTCGAATCGTTTATGCGTACCGtgaatttaaaacattcattTAGGACCGATGCTGAACAATACATCGATTCCGCCGTTATTTGCGAAGCATGCGATGGCGTCATAGACCAAGTTTTAACCGAAATCCAAAATGGATTAACCGCCGAAGATCTTAGCGAGTTGGTTATTAATCTTTGCGTTGAATTAAATATTGAACCAGAACCGGTGTGTCGCGGTGCTGTTAATTTAAACGTTGGGattattatgtatattattGGACAACGTCCAGATATTAAACCGAGTAAAATTTGTGGGATTGTTGCTCAAAGTTATGGATGCGGTGGGGAAGTTGGGGATTGGTCCGTTGATATTGCACCGGGTTCGCAAGAATACGAAAAGGGTGTAGTAACCGATGGTGTTCCTTTGAAAGTTTTGCATGTAACCGATTTCCATTATGATCCAATGTACACCCCGGGAAGTTTGGCTACTTGCGCTGCCCCACTTTGCTGCCAATCAGATTCTGGAGAAGCAGTTAATGTTGAGGATGGGGCTGGGTATTGGGGCGATTACAGAAAATGTGATACACCATGGTACGCCGTTGAAGATGCTTTAGATCATATTACAGAGACTCAT acTGACATCGATTATGTTTATTACACTGGTGACACAATTAGCCACCGCGTTTGGGACACATCAATTATAGGAAATACTgaagatattaaattattatacaaCACACTTTTGGAGAAATTCCCAAATTCTCcagtttttccaattttaggAAATCATGAACCACATCCATTAAACAT cTTTGCCCCATCTGAAATTGAAGACCCAGAATTTTCAACCGCTTGGTTATTTGATCTCGCCGCTGATCTTTGGGGCCCAATTCTCGGTGAAGGAACCGAAGAAACAATCAGAAAAGGTGGTTTTTACACCGTTTTGATCCGCCCTGGATTCAGGTTAATTGCATTAAACAGCAACGTTGCGTACACATTTAATTGGTGGTTATTATACGATGATGTCGATCCTTTTGGACAACTTCAATGGTTGGCTGATACTTTATACCAAGCTGAACAAGACGGAGAAATTGTTCATATCATTTCGCACGTTCCATCCAGCGATGACACTTGTTACAAAATTTGGAGTGAGCAATATCGTAAGATTTTGGAACGATTTGCTGGAACAGTTGCTGCTGCATTTAACGGTCACACCCACACCGATGAATTTATCGTTTATCATAGCTCCGAAGAACCAAGTAAAGCTATTAATGTTGCTTATAATGGAGGAAGTGTTACTACCTTTAgcaataaaaatcttaattataaaatctacTATGTAGATCAAGAGAATTATGAAGTTCACGATTATGATTGTTGGAGTTACAACATGACAGAGGCTAATTTAACCCCAGATCAAAGGCCGAATTGGTTTAAATTATACTCATTCAAGGATGCTTACGGCTTAACTGGCGCGTCTCCTTCAGATCTTAGAGATTTGGCGTTCCGCATGGTTGAAGACAAAACTTTAAGCGAGAAATATTGGCATTATAGATCACGTATGGCTGATACCGCTTTACAAAGTGGATGTTCTGATAGCTGccaacaacaaaatatttgCGATTTCTTAAGTAGTTCTTACGGCGATACAACTCAATGTGATGAGGTTGTAGCCGGTTGGtaa